The DNA segment CGGCTGGGAGGAACTGGTCCTCGCGGGCGGCGTCGAGTCGATGTCGCGGGTCCCGATCGCGTCGGACGGCGGCGCCTGGTTCGCCGACCCGATGACCAACCTGGCCGCCGGCTTCGTCCCGCAGGGCGTCGGCGCCGACCTCATCGCCACCCTGGACTGCTTCTCGCGGCGGGACGTCGACGAGTTCGCCGCCCTCTCCCAGGAGCGCGCCGCGGCGGCCTGGAAGGACGGGCGGTTCGAGAAGTCCGTGGTGCCGGTGCGGGACGCCGGCGGCCTGGTGGTCCTCGACCACGACGAGCACATGCGCCCCGGCACCACCGCCGACACGCTGGCCAGGCTGAAGCCGTCGTTCGCCGACATCGGCGAGCTGGGCGGCTTCGACGCGGTGGCCCTCCAGAAGTACCACTGGGTGGAGGCCATCGACCACGTCCACCACGCCGGCAACTCCTCCGGCATCGTGGACGGCGCCGCGCTGGTCGCCGTCGGCTCCAAGGCGGCGGGGGAGCGGTACGGCCTTCGGCCCCGCGCCCGGATCGTCTCGGCGGCCGTCTCCGGGTCGGAGCCCACCATCATGCTCACCGGGCCCGCGCCCGCCACCCGAAAGGCGCTCGCCAAGGCCGGCCTGACCATCGA comes from the Streptomyces sp. TS71-3 genome and includes:
- a CDS encoding acetyl-CoA C-acetyltransferase, whose translation is MTAPTEAYVYEAIRTPRGRGKANGALHGTKPIDLVVGLIHEMRSRFPGLDPAAIDDIVLGVVSPVGDQGSDIARIAAIAAGLPDTVAGVQENRFCASGLEAVNLAAMKIRSGWEELVLAGGVESMSRVPIASDGGAWFADPMTNLAAGFVPQGVGADLIATLDCFSRRDVDEFAALSQERAAAAWKDGRFEKSVVPVRDAGGLVVLDHDEHMRPGTTADTLARLKPSFADIGELGGFDAVALQKYHWVEAIDHVHHAGNSSGIVDGAALVAVGSKAAGERYGLRPRARIVSAAVSGSEPTIMLTGPAPATRKALAKAGLTIDDIDLVEINEAFAAVVLRYVKEMGLSLDRVNVNGGAIALGHPLGATGAMILGTLVDELERQDKRYGLATLCVGGGMGVATVVERL